One region of Chelonoidis abingdonii isolate Lonesome George chromosome 14, CheloAbing_2.0, whole genome shotgun sequence genomic DNA includes:
- the PPP1R3E gene encoding LOW QUALITY PROTEIN: protein phosphatase 1 regulatory subunit 3E (The sequence of the model RefSeq protein was modified relative to this genomic sequence to represent the inferred CDS: deleted 2 bases in 1 codon; substituted 1 base at 1 genomic stop codon): protein MKLLIPARGIAPLRLQVHGARTGAQTPGLAWSCQEQLPQRQLLARAQSDGSDSDEVGGGASAGEKKAERDGESQGAAPWRRQNETALSRSNRRQDSQGEENGQCRDRRRSDPSETGHGRSLEGRQVAATIQARRPGGSDRGAGGPVRGKLHGARSPPPKRSPRNLATIAGSYERGFYRTVRPSLGRRLRLRGXEGGAGGSPGYTRAARGSSGGRHRRRRAHSAPAGGPGGGSRSRSPGSRKRVRFADALGLELASVRCYWPAELPQVPERVHTQLRRDALRHFAPLRPFQDPLAGRLPLAPCFWDPLGLPDFGARLGAQGVCLEGVRAGGLGVAGTLRVLNLAYEKRVSVRYTWDGWASYREAPAAYAGPSAGPPPGPPSYRFAFRLPLPPGGTLEFALRCHVGGQELWDNNGGQNYILRVRGRAEGPPSPPQDGDGGWIHFL from the exons ATGAAATTATTGATTCCGGCGCGGGGAATTGCGCCCTTACGCCTCCAGGTACACGGTGCCCGCACGGGCGCCCAGACCCCCGGACTGGCCTGGTCCTGCCAGGAGCAGCTACCGCAGCGCCAGCTCCTGGCCAGGGCGCA gagcgATGGAAGCGACAGCGACGAGGTAGGAGGCGGCGCGTCTGCTGGAGAGAAGAAGGCTGAAAGAGACGGAGAGAGCCAGGGCGCAGCTCCCTGGAGGCGGCAGAACGAGACAGCGCTCAGCCGCAGCAACAGGAGACAGGATTCACAAGGAGAAGAGAACGGACAGTGCAGGGATCGCAGGCGGAGTGACCCGAGCGAGACAGGCCACGGCCGGAGCCTGGAGGGGAGGCAGGTGGCAG CAACAATACAAGCCCGGCGCCCGGGCGGGAGCGACAGAGGAGCCGGCGGCCCGGTGCGGGGCAAGCTCCATGGCGcacgctccccgccccccaagcgATCACCACGCAACCTAGCTACAATCGCGGGCTCGTACGAGCGGGGC TTTTACCGCACAGTCCGGCCCAGCCTTGGGCGACGACTCCGACTCAGAGGCTGAGAGGGCGGGGCCGGGGGCTCGCCAGGGTACACCAGAGCCGCGcggggcagcagtggggggcgCCACCGGCGCCGCAGGGCCCATTCTGCCCCGGCCGGGGGCCCTGGTGGGGGATCCCGTAGCCGCAGCCCCGGGTCCCGCAAGCGGGTGCGCTTCGCTgatgccctggggctggagctggccagCGTGAGGTGCTACTGGCCAGCCGAGCTGCCCCAGGTCCCCGAGCGCGTCCACACCCAGCTCCGGCGTGACGCCCTGCGCCACTTTGCCCCTCTGCGGCCCTTCCAG GACCCGCTGGCCGGGCGTCTGCCGCTGGCGCCATGTTTCTGGGACCCGCTGGGGCTGCCAGACTTCGGGGCGCGGCTAGGGGCGCAGGGCGTGTGCCTGGAGGGGGTGCGGGCcggggggctgggggtggcagggaccCTGCGGGTTCTCAACCTGGCCTATGAGAAGCGGGTCAGTGTCCGCTACACCTGGGATGGCTGGGCCAGCTACCGGGAGGCCCCCGCTGCCTATGCTGGGCCCTCCGCCGGCCCCCCACCAGGCCCCCCCTCTTACCGCTTCGCCTtccgcctgcccctgccccccggggGCACCCTGGAATTTGCGCTGCGCTGCCACGTGgggggccaggagctgtgggACAACAACGGAGGGCAGAACTACATCTTGCGGGTCAGGGGGCGGGCCGagggcccccccagccccccacaggaTGGAGACGGGGGCTGGATCCACTTCCTGTAG
- the PABPN1 gene encoding polyadenylate-binding protein 2, translating into MEEEAEKLKELQNEVEKQMNMSPPPGNAGPVIMSLEEKMEADARSIYVGNVDYGATAEELEAHFHGCGSVNRVTILCDKYSGHPKGFAYIEFSDKESVRTSMALDESLFRGRQIKVIPKRTNRPGISTTDRGFPRARYRGRGSGYTSSRARFYSGFSSRPRGRSYRGRARATSWYSPY; encoded by the exons atggaggaggaggcagaaaagctgaaggagctgcagaatgaggTGGAGAAGCAGATGAACATGAGCCCCCCACCAGGCAATG CTGGCCCAGTCATCATGTCCTTAGAAGAAAAGATGGAGGCAGATGCTAGGTCCATATACGTGGGTAAT GTGGATTACGGGGCAACGGCCGAAGAGTTGGAGGCTCATTTTCACGGCTGTGGGTCTGTCAACCGTGTCACCATCCTGTGTGATAAATACAGTGGGCACCCCAaggg GTTCGCCTACATTGAGTTCTCCGACAAGGAGTCTGTGCGCACCTCCATGGCGCTAGACGAATCCCTGTTCAGGGGGCGACAGATCAAG GTGATCCCCAAGCGGACCAACCGGCCCGGCATCAGCACCACAGACCGGGGCTTTCCCCGGGCCCGGTACCGCGGGCGCGGTTCTGGTTACACCAGCTCCCGGGCCCGGTTCTACAGTGGATTCAGCAGCCGACCCCGCGGACGCTCATACAG GGGCCGGGCTAGAGCAACCTCATGGTATTCCCCTTactaa
- the LOC116838300 gene encoding embryonal Fyn-associated substrate: MSAQLARALFDNVAECPEELSFRRGDLMLVLQPEVPGLAGWHLCSLHGQQGIVPANRVHVLPKPGPPDLSPAPRKESASAALYNPPRGQRSSSAGQKEEQQEVYVVPPPTRPCPPPCDDIYKVPRATWRDRDPWKVPPSPEDAQLLQFYAGQCRTHYATLLAATEALLASAGANQPPGVFVPHGRFVLVTAHKLVFVGDTLARQGAALSYPSAPAARLLQERLAELSRRAQGFTSLLSTLAPS; the protein is encoded by the exons ATGTCT gctCAGCTGGCCCGAGCGCTGTTCGACAACGTGGCCGAGTGCCCGGAGGAGCTCTCCTTCCGCCGGGGGGACTTGATGCTGGTGCTGCAGCCCGAGGTGCCCGGCCTGGCCGGATGGCACCTCTGCTCACTGCATGGGCAGCAGGGCATCGTCCCAGCCAACCGTGTCCACGTCCTGCCCAAGCCAGGGCCCCCCGACCTCTCGCCAGCACCCCGCAAGGAGAGCGCATCAGCTGCCCTCTACAACCCACCCCGTGGCCAGAGGAGCAGCAGTGCAGGGCagaaggaggagcagcaggag GTGTATGTGGTGCCCCCACCCACCCGGCCATGCCCGCCCCCCTGCGATGATATCTACAAGGTGCCCCGTGCCACCTGGAGAGACAGGGACCCCTGGAAG gtgCCTCCCAGCCCCGAGGATGCCCAGCTGCTACAGTTCTATGCGGGCCAGTGCCGGACGCACTACGCCACCCTCCTGGCAGCCACGGAGGCCCTGCTGGCCAGCGCCGGGGCCAACCAGCCGCCGGGCGTCTTCGTGCCGCATGGGCGCTTCGTGCTGGTTACGGCGCACAAGCTGGTCTTCGTGGGCGACACGCTGGCGCGCCAG GGGGCGGCGCTGAGCTACCCCTCAGCCCCTGCCGCCCGCCTGCTCCAGGAGCGCCTAGCCGAGCTCTCCCGGCGGGCGCAGGGCTTCACCAGCCTGCTCAGCACCCTGGCCCCCTCCTGA